A stretch of Aureispira sp. CCB-E DNA encodes these proteins:
- a CDS encoding fatty acid desaturase, which produces MSTTILKHYAKEFRDHKYRSNLYHSLFHFFKFLAFVILFFIIQYMLLKSSIDNWVYVSIALVIAFFHGLSYLSLWLIGHDCGHQSFSNNHKVNQLVGSIATSFMLMNYENFRRSHNMHHNFIGNIEKDEAFGPKAKRKDFWLQRLIRSVVLIPFFAYLMAILFPSLTKTPNYVNYFWPDKTPNSIKAFVFILAYLLLLALIASFMPFSYFFFVGILPILVAWVFFLITTFLNHTGADTVWYPNEIWTYDKGVVNSINLSYGPVIDYFLIGLGRDHFAHHINPSIPHYKLKEATDYIGSSHPNNRIVKGNFFKFLYYYYKYSIKRIIKGYFENSKQPFRYNQAQNKSVKAIANLKKDDNT; this is translated from the coding sequence ATGAGTACTACTATTTTAAAGCATTATGCCAAGGAGTTTAGAGATCATAAGTATCGTTCTAATTTGTATCACTCCTTGTTTCACTTTTTCAAATTTTTAGCGTTTGTTATTCTCTTTTTTATAATACAATATATGTTGTTAAAATCAAGTATAGACAATTGGGTTTATGTTAGCATAGCTTTAGTGATCGCCTTTTTTCATGGTTTGTCTTATCTTAGTTTATGGTTAATCGGGCACGATTGTGGGCATCAGTCATTTAGTAACAATCATAAAGTCAACCAATTGGTAGGAAGCATAGCTACTTCGTTTATGTTAATGAATTATGAAAATTTTAGAAGGAGTCACAATATGCATCACAATTTTATTGGCAACATTGAAAAAGACGAGGCATTTGGACCAAAAGCGAAACGAAAAGACTTTTGGTTACAACGACTGATTCGATCGGTTGTATTGATTCCGTTCTTTGCTTACCTAATGGCAATATTGTTTCCAAGCCTCACCAAGACGCCTAATTACGTCAATTATTTTTGGCCTGATAAAACGCCCAACTCCATCAAGGCATTTGTTTTTATTCTTGCCTATCTTCTACTATTGGCACTTATAGCCAGTTTTATGCCTTTTAGCTATTTCTTTTTTGTAGGTATCTTACCTATTTTAGTAGCTTGGGTCTTTTTTTTAATAACCACTTTCCTCAACCACACGGGAGCAGATACGGTATGGTATCCCAATGAAATTTGGACTTATGATAAAGGCGTTGTGAATTCCATTAATCTAAGTTATGGTCCTGTGATTGACTATTTTTTAATAGGTTTGGGTAGGGATCATTTTGCCCACCACATCAATCCCAGCATTCCGCATTATAAATTGAAAGAGGCGACAGACTATATTGGTTCATCTCATCCTAACAATAGAATTGTCAAAGGCAACTTTTTTAAATTCTTATACTATTATTACAAATATTCTATAAAGAGGATTATAAAAGGATATTTCGAAAATAGTAAGCAACCCTTTCGATATAATCAAGCACAGAATAAGTCCGTTAAGGCTATTGCTAACCTAAAAAAAGACGACAATACCTAA
- a CDS encoding transposase, protein MYDKLVEIVSKEFHQVPDDRKGHTEYLLHDCLMGAFAMFGLKDPSLLSFIDNAIHRKDNLEQVFKISKLPTDNGMRKILDAVQPSVFQPTFKTIFEHLERLKILESRRYLDQHLLVSVDATGTFSSNKIGCSQCLTKKRKNGTIEHHHQLLAASVVHPNFKTVFPVFGEAITRQDGSKKNDCERKACKRLFPHLRSILPKEKILILLDALYADGPTIKALQAQDIQMDYIIVIKEGYVLEQVKQLRKKDSLHQCQYQKNEKTLCRYRWASNLILNGANQDIIVNYLEYEEYDLEKDKVVYSNKWITNLTLTKSNVSSIATAGRARWKIENETFNTLKNQDYNLEHNYGHGKFYLSTVFALIMLLAFFVDQITRAVDESFEQALKEAKTLRDLRQKVRVLFDFIPTISMNLIYQIIARKVNIRPQLE, encoded by the coding sequence ATGTACGACAAATTAGTAGAAATAGTATCCAAAGAGTTTCACCAAGTTCCAGACGATCGAAAAGGGCATACAGAATATTTGCTACATGATTGTTTAATGGGAGCATTTGCTATGTTTGGTCTAAAAGATCCATCATTATTGAGTTTTATAGATAATGCCATTCATCGTAAGGACAATTTAGAACAAGTCTTTAAAATTAGTAAGCTTCCAACAGATAATGGGATGCGAAAAATTTTAGATGCTGTCCAACCATCTGTTTTTCAACCTACTTTTAAAACAATCTTTGAACATTTGGAAAGGCTCAAAATACTCGAAAGTAGAAGATACTTAGACCAACATTTGCTAGTAAGTGTTGATGCCACAGGTACATTTTCTTCCAATAAGATTGGTTGTTCTCAATGTTTAACAAAGAAAAGAAAAAATGGTACAATAGAACATCATCACCAATTGTTAGCAGCGAGTGTAGTTCATCCTAATTTCAAGACCGTTTTTCCTGTTTTTGGAGAAGCAATAACGCGGCAGGATGGTTCAAAAAAGAATGATTGTGAACGAAAGGCATGTAAACGATTATTTCCACATTTACGCAGCATACTGCCAAAAGAAAAGATCTTAATTCTTTTAGATGCTTTATATGCTGATGGTCCAACTATTAAAGCACTTCAAGCACAAGATATCCAAATGGATTACATCATAGTAATCAAGGAAGGATATGTTTTGGAACAAGTTAAGCAACTTAGAAAAAAGGATAGTTTGCATCAGTGTCAATACCAGAAAAATGAAAAGACTCTGTGTCGATACAGGTGGGCATCTAACCTCATTCTAAATGGCGCAAACCAAGATATTATCGTAAACTATTTAGAATACGAAGAATATGATTTAGAAAAAGATAAAGTGGTTTATTCCAATAAGTGGATTACCAACCTAACTTTGACTAAATCAAATGTTTCATCTATTGCCACAGCTGGAAGAGCACGTTGGAAAATTGAAAATGAGACATTTAACACCTTGAAGAATCAAGACTACAATTTGGAACATAATTATGGTCATGGAAAATTCTACTTGTCAACAGTATTTGCTTTGATTATGCTATTAGCATTTTTTGTTGACCAGATTACAAGGGCTGTTGATGAAAGTTTTGAACAAGCCTTAAAAGAAGCAAAAACATTGCGTGATTTAAGGCAGAAAGTTCGAGTACTCTTTGATTTTATTCCTACTATTTCAATGAACTTAATCTATCAAATAATCGCTAGAAAGGTCAATATTCGACCTCAATTAGAATAG
- a CDS encoding AAA family ATPase, with translation MPNLEGIGLQNFRTFKKKENLEFAPITLITGTNNTGKSSVFKAIQFLIHNYKDGIVSETLDFKTMKHELGNLERIFNRVTMMAFKNSKMPQRQHMYSRLSEFHKKNDPTSCERPIFEEDEDLVFAFPMQFGDRREISATLEVRYGLNRFLPKKGDKKEVVVSHEIKNIAIVRNGAYLHWSNIIGYREYYDDAPEWEMETSLDLKKILQLIIETPFVEIEEGIEPNENTADYFAIDLFSRIEKYGGIFFDFPFPKKKKDGYEKLTKKLTKGKSLFSDYSELSEEERSKLLEIEQKITTELIKGKENS, from the coding sequence ATGCCAAATTTAGAAGGAATAGGACTACAAAATTTTAGGACTTTTAAAAAGAAAGAAAATCTTGAATTTGCACCAATTACATTAATCACAGGTACAAATAATACAGGAAAAAGCTCTGTATTCAAAGCAATACAGTTCTTGATCCATAATTATAAAGATGGAATTGTTTCAGAAACCTTAGATTTTAAGACAATGAAACATGAGCTTGGAAATCTTGAACGCATCTTTAATCGAGTTACAATGATGGCTTTTAAAAACTCAAAAATGCCCCAAAGACAACATATGTACTCGAGACTTTCGGAATTTCACAAAAAGAATGACCCTACTTCCTGTGAACGACCTATTTTTGAAGAGGATGAAGACTTAGTCTTTGCATTTCCAATGCAATTTGGAGATCGCCGAGAAATAAGTGCAACTTTAGAAGTGAGATATGGATTAAACCGTTTTCTACCTAAGAAAGGAGATAAAAAAGAAGTAGTAGTTTCACATGAGATTAAAAATATTGCGATTGTAAGGAATGGAGCATATTTACATTGGTCTAATATAATAGGTTATAGAGAGTATTATGATGATGCTCCTGAATGGGAAATGGAAACAAGCCTTGATTTAAAAAAAATTCTTCAACTCATCATCGAAACACCTTTTGTAGAGATAGAGGAAGGAATTGAACCTAATGAAAACACCGCAGACTATTTTGCTATTGACTTGTTTAGTAGAATTGAAAAGTATGGGGGCATCTTTTTTGACTTTCCTTTTCCCAAAAAGAAAAAAGATGGCTACGAAAAACTTACTAAAAAGCTCACCAAAGGAAAAAGTTTATTTTCTGATTATTCAGAATTATCAGAAGAAGAAAGGTCAAAACTATTAGAAATAGAACAAAAAATTACTACTGAACTTATTAAAGGAAAGGAGAATAGCTAA
- a CDS encoding type II toxin-antitoxin system RelE/ParE family toxin, which produces MNITFKDKKLESYANDDKKGKKKLGAVRFKKFKQRIDALRMVKNLEDIRHFPGNYHELKEDRKGQWACSLDGAFRLIFEPHENPIPENENGQYLWIEIKGVEVLEIVDYH; this is translated from the coding sequence GTGAATATTACGTTTAAAGATAAGAAGCTTGAATCTTATGCTAATGATGATAAAAAAGGTAAAAAGAAATTAGGAGCAGTACGATTCAAAAAATTTAAACAGCGTATTGATGCGCTCCGAATGGTCAAAAACTTAGAGGACATAAGGCATTTTCCTGGCAATTATCACGAACTAAAAGAAGATAGAAAAGGTCAATGGGCGTGTTCATTAGATGGAGCATTTCGCCTTATTTTTGAACCTCACGAAAACCCTATTCCTGAAAATGAGAATGGTCAATACCTTTGGATAGAAATTAAAGGTGTAGAAGTTTTAGAAATTGTCGACTATCATTAA
- a CDS encoding ImmA/IrrE family metallo-endopeptidase: MKNTYNPQTVTPPKDFLIEALEERNMGSKEFAIRTEKPEKTISAILNGKSSITPEMAIQFEKVLNMPAYFWLEAQRVYDECEARNAYQRIIEGSIDWAKEFPYSNMAKLGWVAPTRKASEKAAELLTFFGVASPKAWKDCYFDKKIKVSLRASLEEVKHAHALTAWLRHGLLQAQKIDAPTYSKSTFKKQLKEIQELMYLQPSDFFQQLQQLCLKAGVIVVYSPSLPSVPIHGATRWNGNTPIIQLTGRYKQNDIFWFTFFHEAGHILEHGKKYISLENISYKGEDEKLEQEADEIAISYTFNKQQEKEFLALDSLEDETIEAFAEKHRIHPAVIVGRLQHKKIISFKDKRKFFVAINLGQES, translated from the coding sequence ATGAAGAATACATATAATCCCCAAACGGTAACACCTCCCAAAGATTTTCTAATAGAAGCCCTTGAAGAGCGCAATATGGGTTCTAAAGAGTTTGCTATTAGAACAGAAAAACCCGAAAAAACAATTTCGGCTATTCTAAATGGAAAAAGTAGTATTACCCCCGAAATGGCAATTCAATTTGAAAAAGTATTGAATATGCCTGCCTATTTTTGGTTAGAAGCTCAACGTGTCTATGATGAATGCGAAGCAAGAAACGCTTATCAAAGAATCATTGAAGGAAGTATAGATTGGGCAAAAGAGTTTCCTTATAGTAACATGGCAAAATTAGGATGGGTAGCCCCAACAAGAAAAGCCTCTGAAAAAGCTGCCGAACTATTAACATTCTTTGGTGTAGCCTCTCCTAAAGCTTGGAAAGATTGTTATTTTGATAAGAAGATTAAAGTATCTCTTAGAGCCTCTTTAGAGGAAGTTAAACACGCTCATGCTTTAACTGCATGGTTACGCCATGGCTTACTACAAGCACAAAAGATAGATGCACCTACTTATTCAAAAAGTACGTTCAAAAAACAACTAAAAGAAATACAAGAGTTAATGTATTTACAGCCTAGTGACTTTTTCCAACAATTGCAACAACTTTGTCTTAAAGCAGGGGTTATTGTCGTTTATAGTCCTTCTTTGCCTTCTGTTCCTATTCATGGTGCTACTCGATGGAATGGTAATACGCCTATTATCCAATTGACAGGACGATACAAACAAAATGATATTTTTTGGTTTACATTTTTCCATGAAGCAGGGCATATTTTGGAACATGGGAAAAAGTATATCTCTTTAGAAAATATTAGTTATAAAGGAGAAGATGAAAAGCTAGAGCAAGAAGCTGATGAAATAGCCATTTCTTATACATTTAACAAACAACAAGAAAAGGAATTTTTAGCCCTTGATTCTTTAGAAGATGAAACCATCGAAGCTTTTGCTGAAAAACACAGGATACACCCTGCTGTTATTGTAGGTCGCTTACAACACAAGAAGATTATATCTTTCAAAGACAAACGAAAATTCTTTGTAGCTATTAATTTAGGGCAAGAATCCTAA
- a CDS encoding ATP-binding protein — protein MDFRTRFKVIRREEMHFFVTFISSRNLIFLIFLKKFNLYILFQFVVFCSHAQPLSTVLKQYIVQQQELSTEDGLSHPFIHSFAQDNYGFMWLATPYGLNRYNGQEFKQYHKKDFALRSNNVRLVISAPDSMLWLAYTREMEVSHAIDVFDPISGAITPLNQYFSKSLPFDATDIHFRSFRKNADGNIWFSTPHDLYQYNGSKIEHLLSLPDSFTIRSAIPYEEKAASGWLTAISETSNHYLFHFNERKKIIEQYPLAEPQGPRTTINLIKALDRQGIIYSTTQLSKDSISKNVLFYKANHQSPQRFIPTVDKDYLLYKYAPYHNQIWCFGTEGKIDLYSTQAELVAQCTTTVFQSPPSHLFFDIQGGLWVNTKRKNYLLHVVPNPFKRYSGNTTSHQFGVSCRGIAEDTTGRLYLNSRTGTYQTKDRTQQMQRLPNIPNYPVDMKGKNGGARLATLVDDDESIWLTGEYRTLIHYHPETSAYDFFLYDSLDELRLSQHKIPPLYWSLYKDYKGQIWLGGIGLSYLDATNKKLKLWDNYNGFYWLATSEIYHFHENQTGIWLASSSGLYHLDKNMHIKARYHTKGKPPYYLPADVITHLHEDKEGNFWLTTKGNGLVKWHPNSKVYKHFTTRHGLTHDVLYAVYEDAHNHLWLSSNMGIMSFDKATHIITPYSTKDGLPQKEFNTISHYQAHDGTIFFGGLNGLISFHPTEIQQTKRVYKAALHIISHTKYDNQKNETIDLTAACFKDRKIVVQPQDRNVQLGFRLLDYRNQAPTFFYRIVGLDPYWRATQKTEINLDGLPYGNYDLHIKTEASDQLLKIALEVVAPFYFRPWFVACSIILILCIIALVIWFRTQALEKRKRMLEAIVVERTAELKIKTLQLEAQTEELKGLNQLKSRFFTNISHELRTPLTLILAPLAALIKNKKKNDLEKQQLKMIERNGMQLLQLVEEILDLSKLEANKLEVNEQPTALNFFASRILTTFKSRALFLDLDYTIEVWVDQEQIVLLDQDKVAKILNNFISNAFKFTSPKDKVNARVVLDMNKIIFSVKDTGQGVAKEDLPFLFDRFYQTNQAQNRADGTGIGLAFCKELAELMGGVVKVESELGQGCTFSLILKHSSLPSTSMIENPPPLSEAIEVTSSPSPTKNMAYAPLILIAEDHPDMQLFIHQLLSPHFKLILCKHGKQAHDYLTTSGNKLPDLIISDIMMPQMDGFTLLKYCKEQPQFSSIPMIMLTARSNIKDRLSALRMGVDDYLTKPFIAEELLARVHNLLSNANIRQQALITTHKDEVVTTSPSQQEVPSLSPMNQKWLKEVEQILWESVTDPDFSVETLAEAVHLGRSSLYRKLKKLTGLTPAHYIREVRLNIARDLLEQNTYETMAEVAYASGFSTPYHFSNIYEKRFGKKPTDYF, from the coding sequence ATGGACTTTAGAACACGTTTTAAAGTTATTAGAAGAGAAGAAATGCATTTTTTTGTTACTTTTATCTCATCTAGAAACTTAATCTTTTTGATATTTTTGAAAAAATTCAACCTCTATATTCTATTTCAGTTCGTCGTGTTTTGTAGCCACGCACAGCCACTTTCTACGGTGCTGAAACAGTATATTGTTCAACAGCAAGAACTTTCCACAGAAGATGGTTTATCTCACCCCTTCATTCATTCTTTTGCTCAAGACAATTATGGCTTTATGTGGTTGGCTACGCCTTATGGTTTAAATCGCTATAACGGGCAAGAATTTAAACAATATCACAAAAAGGATTTTGCCTTGCGCAGCAACAACGTTCGTTTGGTCATTAGTGCCCCAGACAGCATGTTGTGGTTAGCGTACACTAGAGAAATGGAAGTTTCTCATGCCATCGATGTTTTTGATCCAATATCAGGTGCTATCACACCACTAAATCAATACTTTTCCAAGTCATTACCCTTTGATGCAACAGATATACACTTTCGCTCTTTTCGAAAAAATGCTGATGGTAATATATGGTTTAGCACCCCACACGATCTTTATCAATACAATGGTTCCAAAATTGAACACTTACTATCTTTGCCTGATAGTTTCACCATACGTTCAGCCATTCCTTATGAAGAAAAAGCGGCAAGTGGTTGGCTCACTGCTATCAGCGAAACATCAAATCATTACTTATTCCATTTTAATGAAAGAAAAAAAATCATTGAACAATACCCTCTTGCCGAGCCACAAGGTCCCAGAACGACAATCAACCTAATAAAAGCTCTCGATAGGCAAGGCATTATTTATAGTACGACCCAATTAAGTAAGGATTCGATTTCAAAAAATGTCCTTTTTTATAAAGCAAACCATCAATCGCCCCAAAGGTTTATTCCCACAGTTGATAAAGATTATCTACTTTATAAATATGCTCCCTACCACAACCAGATTTGGTGCTTTGGTACAGAGGGTAAAATAGATTTGTACTCCACACAAGCTGAACTAGTTGCTCAATGTACTACTACAGTGTTTCAGAGCCCTCCCTCCCATCTTTTTTTTGATATACAAGGAGGACTTTGGGTCAATACTAAACGAAAAAATTACTTGCTGCACGTTGTCCCCAATCCATTCAAACGCTATTCGGGAAATACAACAAGCCACCAATTTGGTGTCAGTTGTAGAGGCATAGCAGAAGATACGACAGGTAGGTTGTATTTAAATTCGAGAACAGGTACCTATCAAACCAAAGATAGAACACAGCAAATGCAACGCTTGCCCAATATCCCCAACTATCCTGTTGATATGAAAGGCAAAAATGGAGGCGCACGCTTAGCCACCTTAGTAGACGATGATGAAAGCATCTGGTTGACAGGAGAATATAGAACACTTATACACTATCACCCAGAGACTTCGGCTTATGATTTCTTTTTGTATGACAGTCTAGATGAATTGAGATTGTCTCAACACAAAATTCCTCCTTTATACTGGTCTTTGTACAAAGATTATAAAGGTCAGATTTGGCTAGGTGGTATTGGTTTGTCTTATCTTGATGCAACCAACAAAAAATTAAAACTATGGGATAATTACAATGGGTTCTATTGGCTTGCTACAAGTGAAATTTACCATTTTCATGAAAATCAGACAGGAATCTGGCTGGCTAGCTCATCGGGTTTGTATCATTTAGATAAAAACATGCACATCAAGGCACGCTATCACACCAAAGGAAAGCCTCCTTATTATCTTCCAGCAGATGTTATTACCCATTTGCATGAAGACAAGGAAGGCAACTTTTGGCTAACCACCAAAGGCAACGGGCTGGTAAAGTGGCATCCCAATAGTAAAGTTTACAAACATTTTACTACACGTCATGGTCTAACCCATGATGTACTTTATGCCGTGTATGAGGATGCACACAATCACCTTTGGTTGAGTTCTAATATGGGTATTATGTCTTTTGATAAAGCAACGCATATCATCACTCCTTATAGTACTAAAGATGGATTGCCACAAAAAGAATTTAATACCATATCCCATTATCAAGCCCACGATGGCACCATCTTTTTTGGAGGATTAAATGGGCTCATTTCCTTTCACCCAACAGAGATTCAACAAACAAAAAGAGTATACAAAGCAGCATTGCACATCATTTCACATACTAAATATGACAATCAAAAAAATGAGACCATAGACCTAACCGCTGCTTGTTTTAAAGATCGAAAAATTGTTGTTCAGCCTCAAGATAGGAATGTCCAACTTGGTTTTCGATTGTTAGATTATCGCAACCAAGCCCCTACTTTTTTTTATCGCATTGTTGGTTTGGATCCATATTGGCGTGCTACCCAAAAAACTGAAATTAACTTAGATGGTCTACCTTATGGAAATTATGACCTGCACATCAAGACAGAAGCTAGTGACCAACTACTAAAAATAGCTCTTGAAGTAGTTGCTCCATTCTATTTTAGACCTTGGTTTGTTGCCTGTTCTATTATTTTGATTCTGTGTATCATTGCATTGGTTATTTGGTTTAGAACCCAAGCACTAGAGAAGCGCAAGCGCATGTTGGAAGCTATTGTAGTAGAACGTACAGCTGAATTAAAAATTAAAACATTACAATTAGAAGCCCAAACCGAAGAACTAAAGGGGTTAAACCAACTTAAATCTCGTTTTTTCACCAATATATCCCATGAACTTCGAACTCCCCTGACACTTATTTTAGCTCCATTGGCTGCTCTTATTAAAAATAAAAAGAAAAATGACCTTGAAAAGCAACAGCTAAAAATGATAGAACGCAATGGCATGCAGCTGTTGCAATTGGTAGAGGAGATATTGGACTTATCTAAATTGGAAGCCAACAAACTAGAAGTCAATGAGCAACCTACAGCATTAAACTTTTTTGCCAGTCGTATTCTAACAACCTTTAAATCAAGAGCCCTATTCTTGGATCTGGACTATACGATAGAGGTTTGGGTAGACCAAGAACAAATTGTATTACTTGACCAAGATAAGGTGGCGAAAATTTTAAATAATTTTATTTCCAATGCCTTTAAATTTACCAGTCCAAAGGACAAAGTAAACGCAAGAGTAGTTCTCGATATGAATAAAATCATTTTCTCTGTGAAAGATACAGGTCAAGGAGTTGCCAAGGAAGATCTTCCCTTTTTATTTGATCGATTTTATCAAACTAATCAAGCTCAGAATAGAGCAGATGGCACTGGCATTGGATTGGCTTTTTGCAAGGAATTGGCAGAGCTGATGGGTGGAGTTGTAAAGGTAGAAAGTGAACTTGGACAAGGCTGTACCTTTAGTCTAATTCTAAAACATAGCTCCCTTCCTAGCACCTCTATGATAGAAAATCCCCCACCACTTTCCGAAGCTATTGAAGTGACTTCCTCTCCTTCTCCAACCAAAAATATGGCATATGCGCCTTTGATTCTAATAGCAGAAGATCATCCAGATATGCAATTGTTTATCCATCAGTTGTTGTCTCCTCATTTTAAACTCATTTTGTGCAAGCATGGGAAACAGGCACATGACTATCTAACGACCTCTGGTAATAAATTGCCTGATTTAATTATTTCAGATATTATGATGCCTCAAATGGATGGATTTACATTGTTGAAATATTGCAAAGAACAACCTCAGTTCAGCTCCATTCCTATGATAATGCTTACTGCCCGCTCAAATATCAAGGATCGATTGAGCGCTCTCAGAATGGGAGTAGATGACTATCTAACCAAACCTTTTATAGCAGAAGAACTTTTAGCAAGGGTTCACAATCTGTTATCTAACGCCAATATCCGCCAACAAGCATTGATAACAACGCACAAAGATGAAGTTGTAACAACATCCCCTTCTCAACAAGAGGTCCCCTCCTTGTCTCCCATGAATCAAAAATGGCTGAAAGAAGTGGAACAAATTCTGTGGGAATCAGTAACTGATCCCGACTTTAGTGTGGAAACTTTGGCAGAGGCTGTTCACTTGGGGCGTAGCAGTCTTTATCGCAAACTAAAAAAGTTGACAGGTCTTACCCCTGCACACTATATACGAGAAGTTCGATTGAATATTGCTCGTGATCTTCTAGAACAGAATACTTATGAAACCATGGCTGAGGTAGCCTATGCCTCTGGTTTTTCTACTCCTTACCATTTCTCCAATATTTATGAAAAACGATTTGGAAAAAAGCCTACTGATTACTTTTAG
- a CDS encoding DUF3696 domain-containing protein: MEQDIIRAEQKKEETNEEQNFRDAFKSSMFQTTPNSTLFTNLLKAIERDFLGAVQKKIDSLKKVYFLPTTRGRNREWFIDEQNSEDIQIVRDFSSIYLENHLPIQNFINFWIGKGEVNESGKNQQKGFKIGKELSVFRDETIGLTKIFLVNFDGTKTPLVDLGYGVSQLLPIIMKIATIAQKHERIYEYNFNHQEGYYERETIYFSPSTLLIEEPEANLHPSLQAKMAELFIDAASRFNIQFLIETHSEYLIYKFQEYIGKKIVSPNDVKMYYFNHPNDVMEGTKDKYISHVQIGEDGSIDYEKYFGKGFFDEQTNLKLSLLNIQPAVLTINGIIFNFTISLHL, encoded by the coding sequence ATGGAACAAGATATTATAAGAGCTGAACAAAAAAAAGAAGAAACTAACGAAGAACAGAATTTTCGTGATGCGTTTAAATCCTCAATGTTTCAAACTACACCTAACAGTACACTTTTTACAAATCTATTAAAAGCAATAGAGAGGGATTTTTTAGGTGCTGTTCAGAAAAAAATAGATAGTTTAAAAAAGGTTTATTTTCTACCAACTACAAGAGGTAGAAATAGAGAATGGTTTATTGACGAACAGAATAGTGAAGATATTCAAATCGTAAGAGATTTTTCTTCTATATATTTAGAGAATCACCTACCAATTCAAAATTTTATAAACTTTTGGATTGGGAAAGGAGAGGTTAATGAAAGTGGAAAAAATCAACAAAAAGGCTTCAAAATAGGAAAAGAACTTTCAGTTTTTAGAGATGAAACAATTGGTTTGACTAAAATTTTCCTAGTTAATTTTGATGGAACAAAAACCCCTCTAGTAGATTTGGGATATGGAGTATCCCAATTACTTCCAATCATAATGAAAATAGCTACTATTGCTCAAAAGCATGAAAGAATATATGAGTATAATTTTAATCATCAAGAAGGATATTATGAAAGAGAAACAATATACTTTAGCCCTTCAACTTTGTTAATAGAAGAACCTGAAGCCAATCTACATCCATCTTTACAGGCAAAAATGGCAGAGTTATTTATTGATGCTGCCTCTAGGTTTAATATTCAGTTCCTTATAGAAACTCATAGTGAGTATCTAATTTATAAATTTCAAGAATATATAGGTAAAAAAATAGTTTCTCCAAATGATGTAAAGATGTATTATTTTAATCATCCAAATGATGTTATGGAAGGGACGAAAGATAAATACATCAGTCATGTTCAAATAGGAGAAGATGGCAGTATTGATTATGAAAAGTATTTTGGGAAAGGTTTTTTTGATGAACAGACTAATTTAAAATTAAGTTTACTTAACATTCAGCCAGCGGTTCTAACGATAAACGGAATTATATTTAATTTTACCATAAGTCTGCATTTATAG